Sequence from the Argopecten irradians isolate NY chromosome 12, Ai_NY, whole genome shotgun sequence genome:
acaaaacaatacaaaaggACATTACACGTGCGACAAGAATGACGGCAAACGACTGTGTTTACCAGGTAGGTAGAAAAAGGCTAAAGAGAGAAAAAAGGGGAAAGTCGTGGGAGGAGGCTTTATCTATTGTCGTAAATTGTGATATTTGGTCTGATTTAAAAAGTGTTTTTCATGAAAGTGCAAGATTGAACTACATCGATACTAAAGGCTGAAATCTCGgattataattgtaaaatatatcaaaaagtGTGTATAGTTACCAAAGGTACATGAATAGCAAAATTTGAACACGAAAAATTAATCAttgcatttttttataaaacgcAAACATTCCCAACAACAAAATATCCCCATTTATGGTACTGAATAAGTTGACGAAAGAGTAGGGAACAGATTAACAATGTTATAGAAACATTATTATTCAACTCCTGTGTACATCAACATGCTTATATGACATTGAACAATTAACACAATCTTCTGAAATAAATCTGCCATTTGTCTTAGAATGATCAAAGCATTGTTAAGCACTAATATTAACATGTGAGATGTTACCTATATACGTCAATAAATTGATCCGCTTCATTGATCAGGCTGGCAAGGTACTTTCTGTGACGATGACGGGGTCAATGAGTGCTTGGAAGAGCCCTGTGATAACGAGCACGTGTGTCTCGATAGACCTGTAGGATACGAGTGCGCATGCCCATTAGGAACATCTGgtatgtactatatatgttaAATACTATTAATACATCAGTTAGAAATTTGAAGATACAAGCAAATTGAAATCGTACCTAATGATTGATACGACGTGTAAGGGTACATGACTTTTACGACATCTTATTGTCGGAAATACGTATCAAGAATATCTCTCTCCcacatttaataaaaacaatattgaatggATTAATGAACAATTAAGCTTTACCCCTTAATCAATCactattaaatattttttcagcAGTACTGTGTAACCATCACCAGCTTGTATGTAGGACTTTTTGTCATAATGATTGATGACTATCACACCACACAGCGTCTCCAGTGCTATCGaccatttttgaaaataattaacaaatacaGAATTGCACTGCATTATGATTAACACATTTTAGCTAACGTGCTCATCCAACATTATCTTGAGTTTATTGTTAATAAATCGTCTTAAAATTAATATGCATCACTGAGTACATGATACGTGCATTAGTTTTATGTCTACTTGGAGAGAATTGCAAGTCTTTGGATGTTACTTGTGCGCGTCACTTGAATCGTGTTATATGCTTGTTTTCAGGAGAGAACTGTAGTTCTGTAGATTTCACATGTGCTGATGCACCCTGTAAAAACGCCGGAAACTGCTCCATGGAATCTGGGAACTTGACCTGCTCCTGTCCTCCAGGCTGGAAAGGTGACCTTTGTGAGGAGTCCGTGAACCCGTGTGAGAGTAACCCATGTGAAAATAACGGCACGTGCTCTACTGAACACTTCGGATTCTCCTGTCTCTGTCACGAGGGATTCGTCGGCGATGTTTGTAATATCACAGATGTAACCACGACAACGAAGATTGAGACGACGACGATGACAGTCGATACAACGACAGGAGAGGTGACGactgaaacaacagaaaaacaGTCCTCTACAGATGTAAATCCGACAACTACACAACAACCCGAAACAACAACAGGTGAAGGGACTAGAAAGTCATTTCATTGTAGAGATTCTTATATTGTcaactttttataattaaagaatCTCTTTCACGCACAATTGAGAGTTGTCATCTGACTCATTTCGATAAAGCCAACAGTTATTTATAGCAAAATTAGAAGAAACCCTTGAAATTCATTTAACTATACATAAAGTCCCATTGGCCCCCTGATATCGTCAAATTAAAGATGCCCACTAGATGTGTATAATGGGGATTCCCCCCCTCCGAAACGGTATCAAAGTAATGTTTTAGATCTTCGAATGATATGTTTCATCGCTTTCAAAACAATCGCTATAATAGCGGCATACAGAAATTGCAAATAACAGGATCATCTTTTAGCACAAATTTCATGGCGCAAAAAGCTCTTAAAGTTAACAGTACAAGTGTGAGGTTAATTGCATTTCAATATACAAtggataatttatatttaaatacatacaatatgtttataattcatttttgttatttcagttTTACGACTAGCGTTTATATTACTCAAAGGGAGATTACTCGGGAATAATAAGGAGGACGTGCGAAAAGGAATAAAGAATCTTCTTCTAGAACAGATGGACTTAAAAGGCGATGTACAGATTGTTCTCCAAAACAAACCGGCATTACTCAAAACAGGGTACGTATTATACAGAACAAAAACCGGCATTACTCAAAACAGGGTACGTATTATACAGAACAAAAACCGGCATTATTCAAAACAAAGTACGTATTACACAGATAAACCAGCATTACTCAAAACAGGGTACGTATTATAACTATTATGTTAAgtgatttttattcaaaaatataattaaataccatgtaattttcacaattttttcgGCAAATAAAAGATAATCTGGTTGTGTGGTCTTTATTAGAAACTGGAGAAATTTCAATCTTTTTTAGTGTTCTGTTAAAAGACCTCAGAAAGCCAGAAAGATCTAGCACACCAAAATCGTTCGACAAAATCAATGTACAGCAGTCATTTGTATCAAAAagttaactacatgtacataaataataatattctaCTATACATAATAATGTAATGAGACCAATTTACAAACTTTAAAAACTAATTACTCAACACTTTGCTCAATTATTCTAAAAACTTGAATAGTACCCCTTTATTTTACAGAGAAATAGTCACCAAAGTTATCGTAGGTGTTCGGGAAAACGGTAAATATGTGGACCCAGAATCTATACAGAAGGTTTTCCAGGAAACTGACATGACTGTGCTGGAGCAATATATACCCTTACCTATCTACCGTGAGGGGGCGCCCAGAACAGCGCCTCTACAGGAGGGAGTAAGTATTGGTAGTAAATGGTGTACAGAATGACACTTCTTCAGGAAGGCCAACAATTTGCAATTCTGTGTGGACGTCAACAAATAATGACGTGTTGGATAACTTCGTTCATGAACGTTATACACCATATCAATGcaattttaacttaaaaaatTTAGTTATCATTGCTAAGGGCATTCCCTAATATCATTtaggtaaaaaataaaaaccacagTTATTTCCTTGCATTTACGAAACCAACGCCATACTTGATTTACCTGTGACATAAACATTGTGTACTAGTAACCTGTATTGAGAAGAGCACAAAGAGACACTTACACTATACTTACGTTAAGTTGTGTATGTTCCAGCACGACAGCTGGATCCATGACAACTGGTACGTCGTCCTCGTCGTTTTCGTTGTCATCATCGCCCTGTGTATACTACTCACAGCTTTCATCGTCTATAAAAGGAAGaggtaagaaaaataaaatgttgtgaTTTTAATATGTCTCGTTTAATCTTAACGCCATATTAAGTTTTATTTCCCAATGTTTTGCAGGTAAGAATAtctgcatgttttgggaggttatggtatattcatgtttttggagattatggtatattcatgttttgggaggttatggtatattcatgttttgggaggttatgGTATATCCATGTTTTGGAGGTTATGGTATAtccatgttttgggaggttatggtatattcatgttttgggaggttatggtatattcatgttttgggaggttatggtatattcatgttttgggaggttatggtatattcatgttttgggaggttatggtatattcatgttttgggaggttatggtatattcatgttttgggaggttatggtatattcatgttttgggaggttatggtatattcatgttttgggaggttatggtatattcatgttttgggaggttatggtatattcatgttttgggaggctatggtatattcatgtttttggagattatggtatattcatgttttgagaggttatggtatattcatgttttgggaggttatggtatattcatgttttgggaggttatggtatattcatgttttttcatggttttgggaggttatggtatattcatgttttgggaggttatggtatattcatgttttgggaggttatggtatattcatgttttgggaggttatggtatattcatgtttttggagattatggtatattcatgttttgggaggttatggtatattcatgttttgggaggttatggtatattcatgttttgggaggttatggtatattcatgttttgagaggttatggtatattcatgttttgggaggttatagtatattcatgttttgggaggttatgatatattcatgttttgggaggttatggtatattcatgttttgggaggttatggtatattcatgtttttggAGGTTaaagtatattcatgtttttggaggttatggtatattcatgttttgggaggttatggtatattcatgtttttggaggttatggtatattcatgttttgggaggttatggtatattcatgttttgggaggttatggtatattcatgttttgggaggttatggtatattcatgtttttggagattatggtatattcatgttttgggaggttatggtatattcatgttttggagattatggtatattcatgttttgagaggttatggtatattcatgttttgggaggttatggtatattcatgttttgggaggttatggtatattcatgttttgggaggttatggtatattcatgttttgggaggttatggtatattcatgttttgggaggctatggtatattcatgtttttggggattatggtatattcatgttttgagaggttatggtatattcatgttttgggaggttatggtatattcatgttttgagaggttatggtatattcatgttttgggaggttatggtatattcatgttttgggaggttatggtatattcatgttttgggaggttatggtatattcatgttttgggaggttatggtatattcatgttttgggaggttatggtatattcatgttttgggaggttatggtatattcatgttttgggagattatggtatattcatgtttttggagattatggtatattcatgttttgggaggttatggtatattcatgttttgggagattatggtatattcatgttttgagaggttatggtatattcatgttttgggaggttatggtatattcatgttttgggaggttatggtatattcatgttttgggaggttatggtatattcatgttttgggaggttatggtatattcatgtttttggagatta
This genomic interval carries:
- the LOC138305193 gene encoding neurogenic locus protein delta-like, with the protein product MELLSVIVLLGSLIKLTTAGVTMEMKFVHYKNPDGEGSNGECCDGKSVFCFSACDHKFDICLDKASGSNSISECSYGKFTSSEITDADTITFGSSFGGVKNPMFFRMKSWPGSVKLKVVVHDADPGSNPSDHVESLQREISEKVSPDRSSAKTSSYTLKKRTTLSIKVKTYCDEDYYGAACDTFCVPQNNTKGHYTCDKNDGKRLCLPGWQGTFCDDDGVNECLEEPCDNEHVCLDRPVGYECACPLGTSGENCSSVDFTCADAPCKNAGNCSMESGNLTCSCPPGWKGDLCEESVNPCESNPCENNGTCSTEHFGFSCLCHEGFVGDVCNITDVTTTTKIETTTMTVDTTTGEVTTETTEKQSSTDVNPTTTQQPETTTVLRLAFILLKGRLLGNNKEDVRKGIKNLLLEQMDLKGDVQIVLQNKPALLKTGEIVTKVIVGVRENGKYVDPESIQKVFQETDMTVLEQYIPLPIYREGAPRTAPLQEGHDSWIHDNWYVVLVVFVVIIALCILLTAFIVYKRKRSVGMGQKDVVARPTSGVSDAFPAQSFENSLYFEMNNHQRKSSNTRVKVNVNPTS